GCAAACTGAAAGCTTCTGTTCAATTTCCGAAGACCCGCATGAGGGGCAGACTGTTTCCTCGTTTCCTCTCACCAACTCTTCAAAATCACTGTTACACTGTTTACAATTATATTCGTATATCGGCATAAATCCACTAAACTCAACTATTTATAGATATACTCCAATTTAGGCCATGTTTCTTTCGAGATACTAATATCCAATAAAACGGCGGCTTTTTGCGCTAAATAATCCATTAGACCCGGACGGCGCTGATATTCTTTTACAACTTTTGGATCATCTCCCAAGCCGGCCATCTCGCCAGCTAATACGATAGCATCCTCAAGTCCGCCCAGTTTATCAACCAAGCCAAGCTCAAGGGCTTGATTGCCTGTAAATATCGACCCGTCAGCAATATCCTCAACTTGCTCAATATCGAGATTGCGCGATTGCGACACAGCTAAAACAAATTGATTATAAACATCATCAATCGCCGTCTGAAGCATCTCTTGTTCTTTCTGGGTCATCTCCCGCGACATATTGCCAACATCCTTTAAAGCACCAGACTTGACAACCTCTAACTGCATTCCAACCTTGTCCATCAACCCCTCAAACGTGTAAAATGAGAAAATAACACCAATTGAGCCGGTTAATGAGCCGGGGTTGGCTATAATGGTATCAGCTGCGCAGGCAATATAATATCCGCCGGAAGCCGCCAGCGATGAAATAGATACAACAACATAAGTGCCATCATTCCGAACTTTAACTATTTGGTCGTATATTTCCTGTGAGGGCGCTACTGCTCCGCCGGGGGAATTAATTCTTAGCACAATGACAGGAATAGAACTGTCATCGCTGTATTTTTTCAACTGACGGACAATATCCTCTGAGCTTTCGATAATACCCTCAACTTCGATAAGAGCAACCTTATCGCCAACCGAGACAAGCGGCATGCCTGTATAGTTGTGGGTCAGGCTCCAGATAGAAACGCCTATCATAATAACGAAAAGCGCCGCTACGCTGGCAATGACTATCCACAATACGATGTTGCGAGTACTGGCCATAATTGGAGTGAAATGTAAATCAACCTCTGGCTAATGTCAAATCATTTCTTAAGTTACCGAGCATAAATTTTTAATTTTTTGCCTTTTGTCAATTTTGAGGGATTGGAAATGTTGTTCCATTCTACAATATCTTGAATCGTAACGCCGAACATTTTGGCAATTTCCCAAAGATTGTCGCCCCTTTTGACTTTATATACTGTTGGAGAAATTTTATTTAATGCTAAAGTATTACTTGAACCAGTTTGTGGAATCTTGAGTTTCATATTGGGATAGATAGTGTTGGACTTTAACCTGTTTAGTTTTTTAATAGCTTTAACAGGCACGCCAAACTTTTTAGCCATTTTAGATAATGAATCTCCTCGTTTGACAATATAGACATTATTAGAACTCTTGGCGTTTCTTTGATTCCCCTTTTTGCCGGGGATAATCAGCTTTCTTCCCGGATAAATTCTGTTCGATGTTAGACTATTGGCTTTTTTCAAACTGCTTAAGCTCACATTGTGAGCGCGGGAAATCTCCCATAAAGTCTCGCCTCTTTTGACATGATAAAAGCCGGAACCATTTGGTACAACGTTGCTTCCACGGGATGAATAAATTTTTCCTGAACCTTTAGTAGTGGGCACCATTAAAGTGTGGCCGGAATAAATCCTGTATGGACGCTTGATATCATTAGCCGCAATAATCGATGACATAGAAACGCCGTACTTTCTGGCGATTGTTGAAACGGTTTCGCCTCGTCTGATTCTATGCCTGACCC
This portion of the Candidatus Zixiibacteriota bacterium genome encodes:
- a CDS encoding zinc ribbon domain-containing protein, producing MPIYEYNCKQCNSDFEELVRGNEETVCPSCGSSEIEQKLSVCGFKCSSVFVGSTGSSCSGCTKNSCSGCSSLTINGRN
- the sppA gene encoding signal peptide peptidase SppA translates to MASTRNIVLWIVIASVAALFVIMIGVSIWSLTHNYTGMPLVSVGDKVALIEVEGIIESSEDIVRQLKKYSDDSSIPVIVLRINSPGGAVAPSQEIYDQIVKVRNDGTYVVVSISSLAASGGYYIACAADTIIANPGSLTGSIGVIFSFYTFEGLMDKVGMQLEVVKSGALKDVGNMSREMTQKEQEMLQTAIDDVYNQFVLAVSQSRNLDIEQVEDIADGSIFTGNQALELGLVDKLGGLEDAIVLAGEMAGLGDDPKVVKEYQRRPGLMDYLAQKAAVLLDISISKETWPKLEYIYK